A portion of the Desulfovibrio sp. Huiquan2017 genome contains these proteins:
- a CDS encoding ABC transporter ATP-binding protein yields the protein MDDTDKKVILEINELQTYFYSSEGVAKAVDGASFSLAAGKVLGVVGESGCGKSVTAQSVMRLVPSPPGKIVGGSILFDGMDLTKLSMAEMRHVRGNRISMIFQEPMSSLNPVFTIGNQLSEMFMLHRGMNKKDALDASVEMLDRVQIPAPRSRIFEYPHQLSGGMRQRVMIAMALSCEPEILIADEPTTALDVTVQAQIIDLIIQLKEDFGTAVEMITHDLGVIAETADSVVVMYAGRVVEQAETIELFENTLHPYTAGLLASTPVLGRRVPGRVDRLNEIKGMVPSLYALPQGCKFRERCPRALPICKEREPQLAEINDSHTVRCWLHIPH from the coding sequence ATGGATGATACTGACAAAAAAGTAATTTTAGAAATCAACGAGCTCCAGACGTATTTCTATTCATCGGAAGGCGTCGCCAAAGCCGTTGATGGAGCGTCGTTCTCCCTGGCCGCCGGAAAGGTTCTCGGCGTGGTCGGCGAGTCCGGCTGCGGCAAGAGCGTGACGGCCCAGTCGGTCATGCGTCTCGTGCCTTCGCCTCCCGGAAAGATCGTGGGCGGCAGCATCCTGTTCGACGGGATGGACCTGACCAAACTGAGTATGGCGGAAATGCGTCATGTGCGAGGCAACCGCATTTCCATGATTTTCCAGGAGCCGATGAGTTCGCTCAACCCGGTCTTCACCATCGGCAACCAATTGTCGGAGATGTTCATGCTTCACCGGGGCATGAACAAGAAAGACGCCCTGGACGCATCCGTCGAGATGTTGGATCGCGTGCAGATTCCCGCCCCCCGGTCACGGATTTTCGAGTATCCCCACCAATTGTCGGGCGGCATGCGGCAACGGGTCATGATCGCCATGGCCCTGTCCTGCGAGCCCGAAATCCTCATAGCGGACGAGCCCACCACCGCCTTGGACGTGACGGTCCAGGCCCAGATCATCGATTTGATCATCCAGCTCAAGGAAGACTTTGGCACCGCTGTGGAAATGATCACCCACGATCTTGGCGTCATCGCCGAGACCGCCGACAGCGTCGTGGTCATGTACGCGGGCCGCGTGGTGGAACAGGCCGAGACCATCGAACTGTTCGAGAACACCCTGCATCCGTACACGGCGGGGCTGTTGGCCTCCACGCCCGTCCTTGGAAGGCGCGTGCCCGGCAGGGTGGACAGGCTCAATGAGATAAAAGGGATGGTTCCCAGTCTGTACGCGTTGCCTCAAGGGTGTAAATTCCGGGAAAGGTGCCCCCGAGCCTTGCCTATTTGCAAAGAGCGGGAGCCGCAGCTTGCGGAAATCAACGATAGCCACACCGTCCGGTGTTGGCTGCATATCCCCCATTGA
- a CDS encoding aspartate/glutamate racemase family protein → MNDVTSVTGVIGGMGNEAMVDLAEKMARVPGHEKLNYVFYGNSRLAYKPHEVNAAGTDGDATERRKAATARHTAAFMRFLGCGLTGLACNSAHELFRTVMRGSPVRFVDMIEETARSMRGVQGRVLVMGVTSLVESNLYQDALRALGIEAVSPSADSQVKTMAAIYDTQFGIKTGQITEEAENLLCAVLADECQSQDCNHVILGCTELPLILTPEGCTRFKREGRIPESLHIVDASSVLAETLVSTPCPPPADDAPPVPRPEPETDWFPPASFRVNSLKEMASVQRAIFKQTADYLSARGQSVTGSYLHLPTLFLVGDVPAVVERLARAGMPPLSIDEPFTDTVDAMLEKHFASMA, encoded by the coding sequence ATGAATGATGTCACGAGCGTCACCGGTGTGATCGGCGGCATGGGCAACGAGGCCATGGTTGACCTTGCGGAAAAGATGGCGCGGGTTCCCGGCCACGAAAAGCTCAACTATGTCTTCTACGGCAACTCGCGACTCGCGTACAAACCGCATGAGGTGAACGCCGCCGGAACCGACGGGGACGCCACCGAACGGCGGAAGGCCGCAACGGCGCGGCATACCGCAGCCTTCATGCGCTTTCTCGGCTGCGGGCTGACGGGGTTGGCCTGCAACAGCGCCCACGAACTTTTCCGCACGGTCATGCGGGGCAGCCCGGTCCGCTTTGTGGACATGATAGAGGAAACAGCCCGCTCCATGCGCGGGGTCCAAGGCCGGGTGCTGGTCATGGGCGTGACCTCATTGGTGGAATCCAACCTTTACCAGGACGCCTTGCGCGCCCTGGGCATCGAAGCCGTCTCCCCTTCCGCGGACAGCCAGGTCAAGACCATGGCCGCCATCTACGACACGCAATTCGGCATCAAGACCGGACAGATCACCGAAGAAGCCGAAAACCTCCTTTGTGCCGTGCTCGCGGACGAATGCCAAAGCCAAGACTGCAACCACGTCATCCTCGGCTGCACCGAACTTCCTCTGATCCTTACGCCGGAAGGATGTACCCGCTTCAAGCGCGAAGGCCGTATCCCGGAATCACTGCATATCGTCGATGCGTCCAGCGTGTTGGCCGAGACGCTCGTGTCCACCCCGTGCCCTCCCCCTGCGGATGATGCCCCGCCTGTGCCCCGGCCCGAACCGGAAACGGACTGGTTCCCGCCGGCCTCCTTCAGGGTGAACTCCCTTAAGGAGATGGCATCCGTTCAACGGGCCATATTCAAACAGACCGCGGACTACCTGTCCGCCCGGGGGCAAAGCGTCACCGGCAGCTACCTGCACCTGCCCACCCTGTTCCTCGTGGGGGACGTTCCGGCCGTCGTGGAAAGGCTCGCCCGCGCGGGCATGCCGCCGCTGTCGATTGACGAGCCATTCACCGACACCGTGGATGCAATGCTCGAAAAGCACTTCGCCTCCATGGCCTGA
- a CDS encoding LysR substrate-binding domain-containing protein has translation MAASLAKGYPGISFVEKKTMSWDAAGELSSRSIDLGFSHFLPDADGIVAQRLGEIELAIAAPEIWRDRVADLDLKGLASFPWVWISDHCPMNKVLSGLFDEIGEEPVKAVVVDQESAWASCPRSRWRASPDAYGIFLVRNLEKTLTLHLLSLECRAEEPMIMTMVNLTRKVWA, from the coding sequence ATTGCTGCCTCGCTGGCTAAGGGATATCCCGGAATATCCTTCGTCGAGAAAAAGACCATGAGCTGGGACGCGGCGGGCGAGCTGTCGTCGAGAAGCATTGATCTGGGTTTTTCCCATTTCCTCCCAGATGCCGACGGAATCGTCGCGCAACGCCTGGGGGAGATCGAACTGGCGATCGCCGCTCCCGAAATCTGGAGGGACCGGGTGGCGGATTTGGACCTGAAGGGGCTCGCCTCGTTCCCGTGGGTCTGGATCAGCGACCATTGCCCCATGAACAAGGTGCTCTCCGGCCTGTTCGACGAAATCGGGGAGGAGCCGGTTAAGGCCGTCGTCGTGGACCAGGAGTCGGCCTGGGCGTCATGCCCGCGCTCAAGGTGGAGGGCGTCGCCGGACGCCTACGGCATATTCCTTGTCAGGAACCTGGAGAAAACGCTCACCCTTCACTTGCTTTCACTGGAGTGCCGGGCGGAAGAACCCATGATCATGACGATGGTGAATCTCACAAGGAAGGTTTGGGCATAG